Proteins from a genomic interval of Moorena sp. SIOASIH:
- a CDS encoding pyridoxal phosphate-dependent aminotransferase: protein MKLASRVGQVTPSLTLAIAAKAKAMKADGIDVCSFSAGEPDFDTPAHIKAASKQALDEGKTKYGPAAGEPKLRAAIANKLRHENNLDYDTQNVIVTNGGKQSLFNLMLALIEVGDEVIIPAPYWLSYPEMVKLAGGKPVIVPTDATQGYKITPAQLRSSITPQTKLFILNSPSNPTGMVYTPAELKALAEVVVEQDILVVSDEIYEKIRYDGAQHLSIGAVGSEIFKRTIISNGFAKAFAMTGWRIGYIAGPVELIKAMTTIQSHSTSNVCTFAQYGAIAALEGSLDCVEQMRQAFGQRRQVMLERLTAMPGLTCLKPDAAFYLFPNISETGLTSLEFCDRLLSSEQVAAIPGIAFGADDCIRLSYATDMASIEKGMDRLEKFLQRINAHE, encoded by the coding sequence ATGAAGCTGGCATCAAGAGTTGGTCAAGTTACCCCTTCCTTAACTTTAGCCATTGCTGCTAAAGCCAAAGCCATGAAGGCAGATGGGATTGATGTTTGTAGTTTTAGCGCCGGAGAACCGGATTTTGACACTCCCGCTCATATTAAAGCAGCCAGTAAGCAAGCCCTGGATGAAGGAAAGACTAAGTATGGTCCAGCCGCTGGGGAACCGAAGCTAAGAGCTGCGATCGCAAATAAACTGCGCCATGAGAATAACCTGGATTACGATACACAAAACGTTATTGTCACCAACGGCGGTAAGCAATCCCTATTCAACTTGATGCTGGCCCTGATTGAAGTGGGAGATGAGGTGATTATTCCTGCTCCCTATTGGCTTTCCTATCCAGAAATGGTGAAGCTGGCTGGGGGCAAACCTGTGATTGTCCCTACAGATGCCACTCAAGGGTACAAAATTACACCGGCTCAGCTCCGTTCATCCATTACACCCCAAACTAAATTATTTATTCTTAACTCTCCGTCTAATCCCACCGGTATGGTTTATACTCCCGCAGAGCTAAAAGCCTTGGCGGAGGTGGTGGTAGAGCAAGATATTCTGGTGGTTTCTGACGAAATTTACGAGAAAATTCGCTACGATGGGGCTCAACACCTTAGTATTGGGGCAGTAGGCTCAGAAATATTCAAGCGCACTATCATTAGTAATGGGTTTGCTAAAGCCTTTGCCATGACCGGCTGGCGTATCGGTTATATAGCCGGTCCAGTAGAGCTAATTAAAGCAATGACCACGATTCAAAGTCACAGCACCTCTAATGTTTGTACCTTTGCTCAGTATGGTGCGATCGCAGCTTTGGAAGGTTCCCTTGACTGTGTAGAACAGATGCGCCAAGCCTTTGGCCAACGGCGACAGGTCATGTTAGAGCGCCTGACGGCCATGCCTGGACTGACTTGTCTGAAGCCAGACGCTGCTTTCTACTTATTCCCTAATATCAGTGAAACTGGTTTAACCTCTTTAGAATTCTGCGATCGCTTGCTCAGTTCCGAGCAAGTTGCTGCAATTCCTGGTATTGCCTTTGGTGCTGATGATTGTATCCGTCTGTCCTATGCTACGGATATGGCTTCCATTGAGAAGGGGATGGATCGGTTGGAAAAGTTTTTGCAACGAATCAATGCCCACGAATAA
- a CDS encoding element excision factor XisH family protein encodes MAKDKYHELVKAALVKERWLITDDQLIVEAGKRKIQVDLGAERLIAAQKDGEKIAVQVKSFIGVSTLHDFYEALGQFSFYKFALEKKMPERTLFLAVPDDTYDDFFKEDFIMELLDRYQVKMLVYRIDEATIERWIK; translated from the coding sequence ATGGCAAAAGACAAATATCATGAACTAGTCAAAGCAGCGCTAGTCAAGGAAAGATGGCTGATTACGGATGACCAACTCATTGTAGAAGCTGGCAAACGTAAGATTCAAGTGGATTTGGGAGCTGAACGGTTAATTGCTGCTCAAAAAGATGGTGAAAAAATTGCTGTACAGGTAAAAAGCTTTATTGGTGTCTCAACGCTTCATGATTTTTACGAAGCTTTGGGGCAGTTTAGTTTTTATAAGTTTGCGCTTGAAAAAAAGATGCCTGAGCGAACATTATTTTTAGCGGTACCAGATGATACCTATGACGATTTTTTCAAGGAAGACTTTATTATGGAACTACTGGATCGCTATCAGGTTAAAATGCTGGTGTATCGGATAGATGAAGCAACTATTGAGCGATGGATAAAGTAG
- a CDS encoding M48 family metallopeptidase — protein MKRFGNLVLILSGILMAGEASTALAESPKIRESEPIQHSSEPLTVSDAGATEVSDMSEHTEVPRSGHISETEALTTDAPTETSDTGIPIPINPIDIEVPLPDNSTEDTEQPDILVDKELPETDTSTTTVPKIDSDTPDTDSDIQTSDQDTDSDTEALDTEALDTEALDTEASDTETSDTELEKEETTTAEDVKEKDLEAEAEELSPEELAKQQKLIEADRLYLSGDIIAAEQLYREAKNPFDNPEPVQELPEPIYDTAQLSPAGGVYWRNYESGLEKNLESKILIPLKFLVERQPEFIPGHIRYAQALKDYERLDEALVVLTQAKNLYPNEPELIKVTMGMLADSENWFEASLVAREFALFNTEHPQSEEFLQLADQHLDRHISHLRNEITGNTIMNVITGTLGYVFTGNLFGPLSAIESTVLMLQGESGIGKRIAKQAQKQLPMLEDEEVLEYVREMGNELTKVTGRDEFNYEFYVVMDDQLNAFALPGGKIFINAGAILKTKSEAELAGLLAHELSHAVLSHGFQLVTQGNLTANIAQFIPYGGTAANLIVLNYSRNMERQADDLGTKILAASGYAADGLRNLMITLHDQGGPKPLFPWLSTHPETKERINNLEAIIDRNGYNRYTYEGVEKHLEIKKRVAQLLKEYEEKQKEEEEGKQEEKQEDDQELKQQEEQELKQEDEQELKQQE, from the coding sequence ATGAAACGTTTTGGAAATTTAGTGCTAATTTTGTCAGGAATCCTAATGGCCGGTGAAGCCTCAACTGCCTTAGCTGAGTCTCCCAAAATCCGGGAATCGGAACCGATCCAACACAGTAGTGAACCTCTAACTGTCTCAGATGCAGGGGCTACTGAGGTTTCTGACATGTCAGAGCATACCGAAGTTCCTAGGTCAGGGCATATATCTGAGACTGAAGCACTGACTACGGATGCCCCTACCGAAACTTCGGATACTGGTATACCTATACCTATAAATCCTATAGATATAGAAGTGCCATTACCTGATAATTCCACTGAAGACACCGAGCAGCCAGATATCTTAGTGGATAAGGAGCTTCCAGAAACAGACACTTCTACGACAACTGTACCTAAAATAGACTCAGATACCCCAGATACTGATTCGGATATACAGACTTCTGATCAAGATACTGATTCGGATACAGAAGCTTTGGATACAGAGGCTTTGGATACAGAGGCTTTGGATACAGAGGCTTCGGATACAGAAACTTCGGATACAGAGCTAGAGAAAGAAGAAACCACAACTGCTGAAGACGTTAAAGAAAAAGACCTGGAAGCAGAAGCTGAAGAACTTAGCCCAGAAGAGCTGGCAAAACAGCAGAAACTGATTGAAGCCGATAGACTTTATCTAAGTGGAGATATAATTGCTGCTGAACAACTATATCGTGAAGCCAAGAATCCTTTTGATAATCCAGAACCAGTTCAAGAACTACCGGAGCCAATTTACGACACCGCTCAACTCTCTCCCGCTGGTGGAGTGTACTGGCGTAACTATGAGTCAGGGTTAGAAAAGAATTTAGAAAGTAAAATTCTGATTCCCCTCAAGTTTTTAGTAGAGCGGCAACCAGAATTTATTCCCGGTCATATACGCTACGCTCAAGCTCTAAAAGATTATGAGCGACTTGATGAAGCCTTAGTAGTTTTAACGCAAGCTAAAAATCTATATCCCAATGAGCCGGAATTAATCAAGGTAACCATGGGAATGCTAGCAGACTCAGAAAATTGGTTTGAAGCATCTCTGGTAGCTCGTGAATTTGCCCTGTTTAATACTGAGCATCCTCAATCGGAAGAGTTTCTCCAGCTCGCTGATCAGCATCTAGACCGCCACATTTCCCATCTCCGGAATGAAATTACCGGTAATACAATAATGAATGTGATTACTGGCACATTAGGTTATGTTTTTACTGGTAATCTCTTTGGTCCGCTATCAGCAATAGAGTCAACGGTATTAATGCTTCAGGGAGAATCAGGCATTGGGAAAAGAATTGCTAAGCAAGCACAAAAGCAATTACCGATGCTAGAAGACGAAGAAGTGCTGGAGTATGTGCGGGAAATGGGAAATGAACTTACCAAGGTAACAGGTCGCGATGAGTTTAACTACGAGTTTTATGTAGTTATGGATGACCAACTCAATGCTTTTGCTCTACCGGGAGGTAAAATATTTATCAACGCTGGCGCTATCCTAAAAACCAAGTCCGAAGCGGAATTAGCTGGTTTACTGGCTCACGAACTATCCCATGCTGTGTTATCCCACGGTTTCCAGTTAGTCACTCAAGGTAACTTGACTGCTAACATTGCCCAATTTATCCCCTATGGTGGCACTGCTGCTAATTTAATTGTACTTAACTATAGCCGGAATATGGAACGTCAGGCTGATGATTTAGGAACTAAAATTCTTGCGGCTAGTGGCTATGCAGCAGATGGATTGCGCAATTTGATGATTACCCTGCATGATCAAGGTGGACCAAAACCATTATTTCCTTGGCTTTCAACTCACCCAGAGACTAAAGAACGGATTAATAATTTAGAAGCTATAATTGACAGGAATGGTTACAACCGTTATACTTATGAAGGTGTAGAAAAACACCTAGAGATTAAGAAGCGAGTTGCTCAACTTCTCAAAGAATATGAGGAAAAACAGAAGGAAGAAGAGGAGGGAAAACAGGAGGAAAAACAAGAAGATGATCAGGAGCTAAAACAGCAGGAAGAACAGGAGCTAAAGCAAGAAGATGAGCAGGAGCTAAAACAGCAGGAGTAA
- a CDS encoding HAMP domain-containing sensor histidine kinase — protein sequence MNNSYLKLDLRSLRVRLTLGIAAVSALGMGSLAIWTSWKMQHILVSTHKQSISYIAERFPQDVEIYSDMVTPETGMQKAIDKLSNSNTLLWVKHPNNGIVAQSEALEVMDTLTSPEYLSRIPPMPEILEVNGSYWVVCGTTLEVKQTNLGKFYIAQDITSDQKMFLQLIRSLGIATVLAIGGMCIAIAFYIRRSLQPLQMMSQLTESISADDLGDVQIQLDNAPTEVRELAQTFDQMLVRLNEALENQRQFVSNVSHELRTPLTLVSGYVQSTLRRGANLSPPQREALEIASSEADRTVQMLQDLLDLARADSGHIHFNLESFVLDELVEEVAEMARQYTKRVIKVECIKPGIWVKADINRLKQVLLNLIDNAVKYSSVDKPVTVKLSQVDGRGRIEVCDRGIGIPLKQQARIFDRFYRVDETRTRSTGGAGLGLSIVKTLVEGMGGSVKVRSQLNKGSIFTVCLPLKY from the coding sequence TTGAATAACTCCTACCTAAAGCTTGATTTACGTTCCCTACGGGTAAGACTAACCTTAGGAATTGCCGCTGTTTCAGCCTTAGGTATGGGCAGTTTGGCAATTTGGACCAGCTGGAAAATGCAGCATATTCTGGTTTCCACTCACAAACAGAGTATTAGTTATATTGCAGAGCGCTTCCCCCAGGATGTGGAAATCTATAGCGATATGGTTACCCCGGAAACCGGGATGCAAAAGGCAATTGATAAACTCAGCAATAGTAACACCCTACTCTGGGTAAAGCATCCCAACAATGGTATTGTTGCTCAATCTGAAGCCCTAGAGGTCATGGACACTCTGACTTCTCCGGAGTATTTGTCACGGATACCGCCCATGCCGGAAATCTTGGAAGTAAACGGAAGCTACTGGGTGGTTTGCGGCACTACTTTGGAAGTTAAACAAACCAATCTCGGTAAGTTTTACATTGCCCAAGACATTACTAGTGATCAAAAGATGTTTTTGCAGCTGATCCGGAGTCTGGGGATTGCTACAGTACTTGCTATTGGAGGGATGTGTATTGCGATCGCATTCTATATTAGGCGATCGCTCCAACCACTACAGATGATGAGTCAGCTAACTGAGAGTATTTCTGCTGATGATTTGGGAGATGTGCAAATACAGCTAGATAATGCTCCTACTGAAGTTAGAGAATTGGCACAAACCTTTGACCAAATGCTTGTGCGTCTGAATGAAGCCTTAGAAAATCAACGGCAATTTGTTAGCAATGTATCCCATGAATTGCGCACTCCTTTAACCTTAGTCTCTGGCTATGTCCAAAGTACCTTACGTCGCGGTGCTAATTTGAGTCCACCTCAGCGCGAAGCCCTAGAAATTGCTTCTTCAGAAGCTGACCGCACCGTGCAAATGTTGCAGGATTTACTGGATTTGGCACGAGCGGATAGTGGCCATATACACTTCAATCTAGAATCCTTTGTCCTAGATGAGTTGGTCGAAGAGGTGGCTGAGATGGCAAGACAATATACTAAGCGAGTTATTAAGGTTGAGTGTATTAAACCTGGGATTTGGGTCAAAGCTGATATCAATCGCCTCAAACAAGTCCTACTGAATTTGATTGATAATGCCGTAAAATACTCTAGTGTCGATAAACCAGTCACTGTTAAGTTATCTCAGGTGGATGGCCGTGGCAGAATTGAGGTCTGTGATCGTGGTATTGGTATTCCTTTAAAACAACAAGCCCGTATTTTCGACCGCTTCTATCGGGTCGATGAAACTAGAACTCGCTCTACCGGTGGCGCTGGTTTGGGTCTATCCATTGTCAAGACTTTGGTCGAGGGGATGGGGGGGAGTGTCAAAGTGCGATCGCAGTTAAACAAAGGGAGTATATTTACGGTTTGCTTACCGTTAAAGTACTAG
- a CDS encoding J domain-containing protein, whose translation MLEVEKYYRILELEPGASQEEIHQGYLDLTWVWHPDRFSGNPRLQQKAHCKLQQINEAHAQLRSLQRTLGWKNRHPQPKPQKQSPLKNQYRKSDLYKREVDPVTTEASESKTGSQNQGSPKSRRVYRSQKIDDWLD comes from the coding sequence ATGTTAGAGGTAGAGAAATACTACAGAATCTTGGAGCTGGAGCCTGGAGCTTCACAGGAGGAGATTCACCAGGGCTACCTCGATTTGACCTGGGTATGGCATCCTGACCGTTTTTCTGGTAATCCCCGGCTACAACAGAAAGCTCACTGCAAGTTGCAACAAATCAATGAAGCTCATGCCCAATTGCGCTCTTTACAAAGAACTCTCGGTTGGAAAAATAGACACCCTCAGCCAAAACCCCAGAAGCAATCACCATTAAAAAACCAATATCGTAAGTCAGACTTATATAAACGGGAAGTTGATCCTGTAACCACCGAAGCTAGTGAAAGTAAAACTGGGAGTCAGAATCAGGGAAGTCCAAAGTCTAGGCGTGTCTATCGCAGCCAGAAAATCGATGATTGGTTAGATTAA
- a CDS encoding NfeD family protein, whose product MESTENPTMEQINLFSEPGTGKVEKTITPHKPGRVKFKATYWPAEVCSDFQVTLEPEDPVTVVGRRGITLIVVPVGYIFPDDSQESSQGLARGIVSRLLTWTQRLA is encoded by the coding sequence ATGGAATCAACTGAAAACCCCACCATGGAACAGATCAACCTATTCTCAGAGCCTGGCACTGGCAAGGTAGAAAAGACAATTACCCCTCATAAGCCAGGACGAGTCAAGTTTAAAGCAACTTACTGGCCAGCAGAAGTATGCTCTGATTTTCAAGTCACCCTTGAACCTGAAGACCCAGTTACAGTTGTTGGTCGGCGGGGCATTACCCTGATTGTGGTACCAGTGGGTTATATTTTTCCCGATGATTCTCAAGAATCGAGCCAAGGCTTAGCTAGAGGGATTGTCTCACGCTTGTTGACTTGGACTCAACGATTGGCTTGA
- a CDS encoding DNA-binding protein, whose protein sequence is MNKCVGTTEAASLLGISSRRLRQLLEKGRVRGAYKTRKFWIIPLFNHLPQITKGSRGPKGKWRTSRPPALAKINVNRNHIGSNIKKSPKDRKPVISVKRKGTNLYGNEVEILGPCKIVYQPDNPLDCGARLWIETFSDIHFIGGSFPATR, encoded by the coding sequence ATGAACAAGTGTGTTGGTACTACTGAAGCGGCATCTTTATTAGGAATTTCCTCTAGACGATTGCGGCAACTCCTTGAGAAGGGTCGCGTCCGGGGTGCCTATAAAACTAGGAAATTCTGGATTATTCCTTTGTTCAACCATTTGCCACAAATTACCAAAGGCTCCCGTGGACCAAAGGGGAAATGGCGTACCAGTCGTCCCCCAGCTTTAGCTAAGATTAATGTCAATCGCAATCACATTGGCTCGAATATCAAGAAAAGTCCCAAAGACCGGAAGCCAGTGATTTCAGTAAAACGAAAGGGCACCAATCTCTACGGCAACGAGGTCGAAATCCTTGGTCCGTGTAAGATTGTGTATCAGCCGGATAATCCACTCGATTGTGGCGCTCGTTTGTGGATCGAAACTTTCAGTGATATTCACTTCATTGGTGGCAGTTTCCCCGCCACTCGCTAA
- a CDS encoding DUF4351 domain-containing protein: MAKRADIGSKRLISLAPNAWVQWVTGNPQVRASQLLDAEFQWISRESDVIVKAKSPEHQEFLILNELQLRYSQAMPKRMRNYVALAEEKYNLSTYPVLINILPPPATVTIEDCYDSEFMGLKAHQDYRVINLWEVEAELVLGQPLPPLFPFVPILFGGGSESKLRSAVQALRADQTLNQLEPLLAFFASFVLEIPLIQQIMRWDMTVLRESPWYQEILQEGVAQGIQQGIEQGIEQGIEQGIEQGIEQGIEQGIEQERRGSLERILKLRFSEIPLEISVRIQALTLEQLEELMAIALTVNSLDEFSEQLRM, translated from the coding sequence ATGGCAAAACGTGCAGATATTGGTAGCAAACGTCTAATCAGTCTCGCCCCCAATGCCTGGGTGCAATGGGTAACCGGTAATCCCCAAGTGCGGGCATCTCAGTTACTCGATGCTGAATTTCAATGGATTAGTCGGGAAAGCGACGTAATTGTCAAAGCAAAGAGTCCTGAACATCAAGAATTTTTGATTCTCAATGAATTACAACTGCGCTATAGTCAGGCCATGCCTAAGCGCATGCGCAATTATGTCGCTTTAGCGGAGGAGAAATATAACCTATCCACTTATCCAGTATTAATTAACATCTTGCCGCCCCCAGCCACCGTCACCATTGAAGACTGTTACGACAGTGAATTTATGGGACTAAAGGCACATCAAGATTATCGGGTAATTAATTTATGGGAAGTAGAGGCTGAATTAGTATTAGGACAACCTTTGCCTCCCCTATTTCCATTTGTACCAATTTTATTTGGAGGTGGTAGTGAATCGAAATTGCGCTCAGCAGTGCAAGCGCTAAGAGCAGATCAAACTTTGAATCAACTAGAACCATTATTAGCTTTTTTCGCTAGTTTCGTGTTAGAGATACCGTTAATTCAACAAATCATGAGGTGGGATATGACAGTATTACGAGAATCACCCTGGTATCAGGAAATTCTACAAGAGGGTGTTGCTCAAGGCATCCAACAAGGGATTGAACAAGGGATTGAACAAGGGATTGAACAAGGGATTGAACAAGGGATTGAACAAGGGATTGAACAAGGGATTGAACAAGAACGTCGAGGGAGTTTAGAGCGCATCCTTAAACTGAGATTTTCAGAGATTCCTTTAGAGATATCCGTCAGAATTCAAGCCTTAACTCTCGAACAATTGGAAGAGTTGATGGCAATCGCATTAACCGTTAACTCTTTAGATGAGTTTAGTGAACAGTTGCGAATGTAG
- a CDS encoding sugar porter family MFS transporter: MINDKQQYHISFVILISAVAAIGGFLFGFDSAVINGTITALQKAFHSTSVGTGFSVSSMLLGSAVGAFYAGQMADWYGRRKVMLMTAALFTISAIGSGIAISTWDFIVYRLVGGIAVGAASVISPAYIAEVSPAHLRGRLGSLQQLAIVIGIFIAFVSNYLIGMATGSAEAPLWFSIPAWRWMFWMELIPATVYWVGAWLIPESPRFLVSIGRLAKAAAVFAKIESGDVQAKVLEIQQTVLKERKPKLCDLIGKNGMLLPIVWVGMGLSLFQQFVGINVVFYYGNVLWQEVGFSEGDSLLINVITGAINLITTLLAIAYIDKFGRKPLLLLGSIGMTLTLGIMAFIFTFAHLGSAGELILTHFQGIVALLAANLYVFCFGFSWGPVVWVMLGEMFNNRIRGSALSVGASTQWMANFFITITFPILLTRFGLGTAYGLYTIAAAISFFLVVFAVRETKGKELEEM, encoded by the coding sequence ATGATAAATGACAAACAACAATACCATATATCTTTTGTAATCCTGATTTCCGCAGTAGCTGCCATTGGTGGTTTTTTATTCGGTTTCGACAGTGCAGTCATCAATGGCACAATTACAGCACTGCAAAAAGCCTTTCACTCCACTAGCGTCGGGACAGGATTTTCAGTATCTTCGATGCTGCTAGGTTCTGCAGTTGGGGCTTTTTACGCTGGACAAATGGCGGATTGGTATGGCCGTAGAAAGGTGATGCTGATGACTGCTGCTTTATTTACGATCAGTGCCATTGGCTCTGGTATAGCAATCAGTACCTGGGATTTTATAGTCTATCGACTGGTGGGTGGCATTGCTGTGGGTGCCGCTAGTGTAATTAGTCCAGCTTACATTGCAGAGGTTTCTCCAGCTCACCTGCGGGGAAGGTTAGGTTCTCTGCAGCAATTGGCCATTGTTATTGGTATTTTTATTGCTTTTGTCAGCAACTACTTGATTGGTATGGCTACCGGTTCAGCAGAAGCACCACTTTGGTTTTCTATACCGGCTTGGCGCTGGATGTTCTGGATGGAGCTTATTCCAGCAACTGTTTATTGGGTGGGGGCTTGGTTAATTCCTGAATCTCCCCGCTTTTTGGTCTCTATTGGTCGATTGGCAAAAGCTGCTGCTGTTTTCGCCAAGATTGAGAGTGGTGATGTCCAAGCCAAGGTCTTGGAAATTCAGCAAACAGTTCTCAAGGAGCGCAAGCCTAAACTCTGTGATCTGATTGGTAAAAATGGTATGCTCCTTCCCATTGTCTGGGTGGGCATGGGACTATCTCTATTTCAACAGTTTGTGGGAATTAATGTAGTATTCTACTATGGTAATGTGTTATGGCAAGAGGTAGGGTTTTCAGAAGGGGATTCCCTGCTAATTAATGTTATTACTGGCGCTATTAATCTTATTACTACCCTTTTAGCGATCGCATACATCGACAAGTTTGGACGCAAACCCCTTCTGCTCCTCGGGTCTATTGGGATGACCTTGACCTTGGGAATAATGGCATTTATTTTCACTTTCGCCCACTTGGGTAGCGCTGGTGAATTGATTCTGACTCACTTTCAAGGGATTGTCGCCCTCTTAGCCGCTAACCTCTATGTGTTCTGCTTTGGCTTTTCCTGGGGACCAGTGGTCTGGGTAATGCTAGGGGAAATGTTCAACAACCGGATTCGAGGGTCTGCTCTGTCTGTTGGTGCTTCAACTCAATGGATGGCCAATTTTTTCATTACCATCACCTTCCCGATTCTCCTGACTAGGTTTGGTTTAGGTACTGCTTATGGTCTTTATACCATTGCTGCTGCTATCTCCTTTTTCTTAGTTGTTTTCGCAGTTCGGGAAACCAAAGGTAAGGAACTTGAAGAAATGTGA
- a CDS encoding helix-turn-helix domain-containing protein, translating into MNKCVCTTEAASLLGISPRRLRQLLEKGRVRGAYKSGKFWIIPLFNNLPQIIKGTRGPKGKWRTSRPPALAKINVNRNHIGSNIHKSPQERKPVISVKRSGNNVYGNQVEILGPCRIVYQPDTPLPCGARLWIETFSDVHFIGGSFSARG; encoded by the coding sequence ATGAACAAGTGCGTTTGTACTACTGAAGCGGCATCTCTTTTAGGTATTTCTCCTCGCCGATTGCGCCAACTCCTAGAGAAGGGTCGCGTCCGAGGTGCCTATAAAAGTGGAAAATTCTGGATTATTCCCCTGTTCAACAATCTGCCCCAAATCATTAAAGGTACTAGAGGACCAAAAGGAAAATGGCGTACCAGTCGTCCTCCGGCTCTAGCCAAGATTAATGTCAACCGCAATCACATTGGCTCGAATATCCACAAAAGCCCTCAAGAGCGCAAGCCAGTGATTTCAGTAAAACGAAGTGGCAACAATGTATACGGCAACCAGGTCGAAATCCTCGGTCCTTGCCGGATTGTATATCAGCCAGACACTCCACTGCCTTGTGGCGCTCGTCTGTGGATCGAAACCTTCAGTGATGTTCACTTTATTGGTGGTAGTTTTTCTGCTCGTGGTTGA